From Argopecten irradians isolate NY chromosome 12, Ai_NY, whole genome shotgun sequence, one genomic window encodes:
- the LOC138336922 gene encoding cilia- and flagella-associated protein 251-like translates to MPEGIPDELWTDYANFFWDNRTGLFFGAALFGLGFTTLILAGFVSLCRRGFGGTSGTMTVSKQPRRSIDNPLYSTNREDNTSREVLVRAAAAIDGHQSTAHVTDIEEPMEEPTVIYENEQFFNAAKRSKTSDVEEAVAGPSGDARNLQPKFAYSSVIKKSNERARKKKEGGETQDNEKRDKRKKRDVYSQVFKKENNKGKKTQKVESEDSPEASEGIKVEKAESSKSIPKHETEQVPEVPEKRFEDNETNRKTTDDENVKGVEEESRQKHNEGHEGQGDEGQSVEGQGIEGQGIDGQGSEDEGLEDYVNVSAPRILSIGDEEAYLDMSQKEGEHDPEDYVNCTNLKSPM, encoded by the exons ATGCCAG AGGGAATTCCAGACGAACTATGGACAGACTACGCAAACTTTTTCTGGGACAATCGTACCGGCCTATTTTTTGGCGCGGCATTGTTTGGTTTGGGCTTCACCACTTTGATACTGGCAGGATTCGTGAGTCTTTGTAGAAG GGGCTTTGGAGGTACATCAGGAACAATGACAGTATCCAAACAGCCTAGACGATCTATAGACAATCCACTGTACTCTACTAACCGAGAGGATAACACCTCCCGAGAAGTTTTAGTCAGGGCAGCGGCAGCAATCGACGGCCACCAATCGACAGCTCACGTCACAGATATCGAGGAACCAATGGAAGAACCAACAGTTATATACGAAAACGAACAATTTTTCAATGCAGCAAAACGCTCCAAGACGTCTGATGTTGAAGAGGCTGTTGCTGGTCCTTCTGGAGATGCACGGAACCTTCAGCCGAAGTTTGCGTACTCTAGCGTTATCAAAAAGAGTAACGAGAGAGcaaggaagaagaaagaaggTGGTGAAACACAGGATAATGAGAAAAGGGACAAGAGAAAGAAGAGGGACGTATACTCTCAAGTttttaagaaagaaaataataaaggaAAGAAAACTCAAAAAGTTGAGTCAGAAGATAGCCCAGAGGCTTCAGAAGGTATAAAGGTAGAAAAAGCTGAATCAAGTAAGTCAATACCAAAACATGAAACGGAACAGGTTCCTGAAGTTCCCGAAAAAAGATTTGAAGATAATGAGACGAATAGAAAGACAACTGATGATGAAAATGTCAAAGGAGTTGAAGAAGAAAGTAGACAAAAACATAACGAAGGTCACGAGGGACAAGGTGACGAAGGTCAAAGTGTCGAAGGTCAAGGGATCGAAGGTCAAGGTATCGATGGTCAAGGAAGTGAAGATGAAGGACTGGAGGACTATGTAAATGTTTCAGCTCCCAGGATTTTGTCTATAGGAGATGAAGAAGCTTATCTCGACATGTCTCAGAAAGAAGGCGAACATGATCCAGAAGATTATGTCAATTGTACTAACCTAAAAAGTCCTATGTAG